A single Oryctolagus cuniculus chromosome 18, mOryCun1.1, whole genome shotgun sequence DNA region contains:
- the APOC2 gene encoding apolipoprotein C-II isoform X1, whose translation MGPRLLLAVCLILLVLGCGELVQGSHLPQNDEPASPALLTKVQESLSSYWDSAKAAAQGLYNNTYLTAVDEKIRDMYSKSTAAMTTYASIVTDQLLTLLKGDP comes from the exons ATGGGCCCCCGACTCCTCCTGGCTGTGTGTCTCATCCTCCTGGTGCTGGGATGTGGTGAGT TGGTCCAGGGGTCCCACCTGCCCCAGAACGATGAGCCCGCCAGCCCGGCCCTGCTCACAAAGGTGCAGGAGTCGCTGTCCAGCTACTGGGACTCAGCGAAGGCAGCCGCCCAGGGCCTGTACAACAACACGTACCTGACCGCCGTGGATGAGAAAATCAG ggacaTGTACAGCAAGAGCACGGCGGCCATGACCACCTACGCAAGCATCGTCACGGACCAGCTCCTAACTCTGCTGAAGGGAGACCCGTGA
- the APOC2 gene encoding apolipoprotein C-II isoform X2 has protein sequence MGPRLLLAVCLILLVLGCVVQGSHLPQNDEPASPALLTKVQESLSSYWDSAKAAAQGLYNNTYLTAVDEKIRDMYSKSTAAMTTYASIVTDQLLTLLKGDP, from the exons ATGGGCCCCCGACTCCTCCTGGCTGTGTGTCTCATCCTCCTGGTGCTGGGATGTG TGGTCCAGGGGTCCCACCTGCCCCAGAACGATGAGCCCGCCAGCCCGGCCCTGCTCACAAAGGTGCAGGAGTCGCTGTCCAGCTACTGGGACTCAGCGAAGGCAGCCGCCCAGGGCCTGTACAACAACACGTACCTGACCGCCGTGGATGAGAAAATCAG ggacaTGTACAGCAAGAGCACGGCGGCCATGACCACCTACGCAAGCATCGTCACGGACCAGCTCCTAACTCTGCTGAAGGGAGACCCGTGA
- the APOC4 gene encoding apolipoprotein C-IV precursor, whose translation MLLPRRGLRTLPSLCLYILVLVWVVACEPEGTPTPLPAPEESRWSLVPSSVKELVGPLLTRTRERWQWFWGPGALQGFVQTYYDDHLRDLGPRAQAWLTSSRDRLLNTAQGLCPRLLCGDKDQD comes from the exons ATGCTGCTCCCGAGACGCGGGCTCCggaccctgccctccctctgcctctacatCCTGGTCCTGGTCTGGGTCGTGG CATGCGAGCCTGAAGGGACCCCCACGCCCCTGCCCGCGCCCGAGGAAAGCCGCTGGAGCCTGGTGCCCAGCTCGGTGAAGGAGCTGGTGGGTCCGCTGCTGACTAGGACCAGAGAGAGGTGGCAgtggttctg GGGCCCTGGGGCCTTACAGGGCTTTGTGCAGACCTACTATGATgaccacctgagagacctgggtcCCCGCGCGCAGGCCTGGCTCACCAGCTCCAGGGACCGCCTCCTGAACACggcccagggcctgtgccccaggcTCCTGTGCGGGGACAAGGACCAGGACTGA